Proteins from a genomic interval of Arvicola amphibius chromosome 10, mArvAmp1.2, whole genome shotgun sequence:
- the Kctd7 gene encoding LOW QUALITY PROTEIN: BTB/POZ domain-containing protein KCTD7 (The sequence of the model RefSeq protein was modified relative to this genomic sequence to represent the inferred CDS: inserted 2 bases in 1 codon; deleted 3 bases in 3 codons), translated as MVVVTGGSQTSRHSDGAMSAXRSRGRFLEPATPTATQAGHGLPLLPQEFPEVVPLNIGGAHFTTRLSTLRRYEDTMLAAMFSGRHYIPTDSEGRYFIDRDGTHFGDVLNFLRSGDLPPREHVRAVHKEAQYYAIGPLLEQLENMQPLKGEKVRQAFLGLMPYYKDHLERIVEIARLRAVQRKARFAKLKVCVFKEEMPITPYECPLLNSLRFERSESDGQLFEHHCEVDVSFGPWEAVADVYDLLHCLVTDLSAQGLTVDHQCIGVCDKHLVNHYYCKRPIYEFKITWW; from the exons ATGGTGGTAGTCACCGGCGGGAGCCAGACCAGCCGTCACTCGGACGGTGCCATGTCAGC CCGAAGCCGAGGACGATTCCTGGAGCCGGCCACTCCGACGGCCACGCAAGCGGGGCACGGGCTGCCCCTGCTGCCCCAGGAG TTTCCTGAGGTCGTCCCCCTTAACATTGGAGGGGCTCACTTTACCACA CGCCTGTCTACCCTGCGGCGCTATGAAGACACCATGTTGGCTGCCATGTTCAGCGGGCGACATTACATCCCTACA GACTCTGAGGGCCGGTACTTCATTGACCGA GATGGCACGCACTTTGG AGATGTGCTGAACTTCCTGCGCTCAGGGGATCTGCCACCCAGGGAGCATGTGAGAGCCGTGCACAAAGAGGCCCAGTACTATGCCATTGGGCCCCTCTTGGAGCAGCTGGAGAACATGCAGCCGCTGAAGGGCGAGAAAGTGCGCCAGGCCTTTCTGGGGCTCATGCCCTATTACAAAG ACCATTTGGAGCGGATTGTGGAGATTGCCCGGCTGCGCGCAGTACAGCGGAAAGCCCGCTTTGCCAAGCTAAAAGTCTGTGTCTTCAAGGAAGAGATGCCCATCACCCCCTATGAGTGTCCCCTCCTCAACTCTCTTCGCTTTGAGCGGAGCGAGAGTGACGGACAGCTCTTTGAGCACCACTGTGAAGTAGATGTGTCTTTCGGGCCCTGGGAGGCGGTGGCTGATGTGTACGACCTGTTACATTGTCTGGTCACAGACCTCTCAGCCCAAGGCCTCACAGTGGATCACCAGTGCATCGGGGTGTGTGACAAGCACCTTGTCAACCACTACTACTGCAAACGCCCCATCTATGAGTTCAAAATCACGTGGTGGTGA